From one Triticum urartu cultivar G1812 chromosome 3, Tu2.1, whole genome shotgun sequence genomic stretch:
- the LOC125548820 gene encoding deoxyuridine 5'-triphosphate nucleotidohydrolase-like, translating into MEVSFEVSLLSRLFFNIYEVASKVMVTAAHIRVTDEDYCGPMGVGLFNYSEAYFTVKPRDHVIQIIVQVIATHEVPGVEDLDATVRRSPRWRTTPPSGVPQGGGPRLFVHTSREVVWLGWW; encoded by the exons ATGGAAGTATCGTTTGAAGTTTCCTTGCTGTCAAGACTTTTTTTCAACATCTATGAGGTGGCAAGCAAAGTTATGGTAACTGCAGCTCATATCAG GGTGACCGACGAGGACTACTGCGGCCCGATGGGAGTCGGGCTCTTCAACTACTCGGAGGCATACTTCACCGTGAAGCCTCGCGACCATGTCATACAGATTATCGTCCAGGTGATTGCGACGCATGAGGTCCCCGGGGTGGAGGACCTCGACGCCACCGTCCGGAGGTCACCGAGGTGGAGGACGACGCCACCGTCTGGAGTTCCTCAAGGTGGAGGACCTCGACTCTTTGTACATACATCTAGAGAAGTGGTCTGGTTAGGTTGGTGGTGA